One Rhipicephalus microplus isolate Deutch F79 chromosome 4, USDA_Rmic, whole genome shotgun sequence genomic window carries:
- the LOC119171709 gene encoding apoptosis-inducing factor 1, mitochondrial-like: protein MLSRQFIPDPRKYSALLRALAGVRTGRNCSLKQPGCRRYASGPHGGNKSVVHKQITMDDIPGFIGPWQEKFAETQRKFNRRLIVGIAFFTSTAAYAWYSGSLDYVDAPPMKNPDDKRTAATTSKSHAASKVQPSSNTKLPESVPYLLVGTGTASFSAFRAIRAADPTAKVLAIGEEPYKPYMRPPLSKELWLSDESRKTLSFKQWNGRERSIFFEHEDFYCHPDQLMERETGGIAVVSNCRVVRIDSEAQKAILEDGREVRYEKCLIATGGQPKNLPVFEKPELSGKITLYRTVDDFKALDELSRRAKSVVIVGGGFLGSELACALGRRGMKTGLTVYQVFSEKGCMGRVLPEYLSRWTTEKVRDEGVQVISSARITDARPGSRGQVLLKLSTGQEIAADHVVVAVGLEPSTDLAKASGLEVDDKIGGFKANAELEARSNLWVAGDALSFYDTKLGRRRIEHHDHAVVTGRLAGENMTGARKPYKHQSMFWSDLGPEVGYEAIGIVESHLQTVGVFARPTESENEETGETTPVATTVSAKRDDLPRSPDSGGDYDKGVVFYLRDDGVVVGIVLWNIFNRMSVARKIINEHKAYEDFTDLAKLFDIYSED from the coding sequence ATGTTGTCTAGGCAATTCATTCCTGATCCCCGAAAATATTCCGCCCTCTTACGTGCGCTCGCCGGCGTACGCACAGGGAGGAACTGTTCCTTGAAACAGCCAGGATGCCGGCGCTACGCGAGTGGTCCGCACGGCGGCAACAAGTCGGTGGTACACAAACAGATCACAATGGATGATATACCCGGTTTTATAGGACCTTGGCAGGAGAAGTTCGCTGAGACGCAGCGGAAATTCAATCGGCGACTGATCGTTGGAATCGCGTTTTTTACAAGCACGGCCGCGTACGCTTGGTATTCGGGCTCGCTCGATTACGTCGACGCACCGCCCATGAAAAATCCGGACGACAAGAGAACCGCCGCAACTACGTCGAAATCGCACGCTGCCTCAAAAGTACAACCGTCTTCAAATACGAAGCTGCCGGAGTCAGTTCCGTATCTGCTCGTCGGTACCGGTACGGCGTCGTTCTCCGCATTCCGGGCGATTCGCGCCGCCGACCCAACGGCGAAAGTGCTCGCGATCGGGGAAGAACCTTACAAGCCGTACATGAGGCCGCCCCTCTCGAAGGAACTGTGGCTGTCCGACGAGTCGCGCAAGACGCTCAGCTTCAAGCagtggaacggccgcgagcgcagcatATTTTTCGAGCACGAGGACTTCTACTGCCACCCTGACCAGTTGATGGAGCGCGAGACTGGAGGAATCGCTGTCGTAAGCAACTGTCGCGTAGTTCGCATCGACTCCGAGGCCCAGAAGGCGATTCTGGAGGACGGCCGCGAGGTTCGCTACGAAAAGTGCCTCATCGCCACTGGCGGCCAGCCCAAAAACCTGCCCGTGTTCGAGAAACCCGAACTGTCCGGTAAGATAACGTTGTACCGAACCGTGGACGACTTCAAGGCGTTAGACGAGCTGTCCCGACGTGCCAAATCGGTGGTGATCGTTGGCGGTGGCTTCCTGGGCAGTGAACTGGCCTGCGCTCTCGGTAGGCGCGGAATGAAGACGGGTCTCACCGTTTACCAGGTGTTCTCCGAGAAAGGCTGCATGGGTCGCGTGCTTCCGGAGTACCTGTCTCGCTGGACTACGGAAAAGGTGCGGGACGAGGGCGTCCAGGTGATTAGCAGCGCTCGAATCACCGACGCAAGGCCGGGCTCGCGTGGTCAAGTGCTGCTAAAGCTTAGTACAGGCCAAGAGATCGCAGCGGACCACGTCGTCGTAGCCGTCGGTCTGGAGCCCAGCACCGACCTGGCGAAGGCGTCGGGCCTCGAGGTCGACGACAAGATCGGAGGTTTCAAGGCGAACGCCGAGCTGGAGGCCCGCTCGAACCTCTGGGTCGCGGGTGACGCGCTGTCTTTTTACGACACCAAGTTGGGGAGGCGACGTATCGAGCACCACGACCATGCCGTTGTGACGGGCCGTCTGGCCGGCGAGAACATGACGGGGGCGCGCAAACCCTACAAGCACCAGTCGATGTTCTGGTCGGACCTGGGGCCCGAGGTGGGCTACGAGGCGATCGGCATCGTCGAGTCGCACCTGCAGACGGTAGGCGTGTTCGCGCGCCCTACGGAATCGGAGAACGAGGAGACCGGAGAAACTACGCCGGTCGCGACTACTGTGAGCGCCAAGCGCGACGACTTGCCCCGGTCTCCGGACAGCGGTGGCGATTACGACAAGGGAGTAGTGTTCTACCTCCGAGACGACGGCGTGGTCGTGGGCATCGTCCTGTGGAATATCTTCAACAGGATGTCGGTGGCGCGCAAGATTATAAATGAGCACAAAGCGTACGAGGACTTCACAGACCTCGCGAAACTGTTTGACATTTACAGCGAGGATTGA